Proteins from a single region of Gemmatirosa kalamazoonensis:
- the rsxE gene encoding electron transport complex subunit RsxE, whose amino-acid sequence MSMIRAESSAPTSAGAVLTRGLWHENPVLVQTLGLCSALAVTNAVANSLAMGLATTFVLVGSSVIVSTLRRIIPHQIRITTYILIIATFLAIADMTLEALVPDVHKAMGPYIALIITNCIVLGRQEAFASRQPIALSVLDALGNGTGFTIALLLMGIPREVLGNGTFLGVQVMPHAFEPWVVMLLPPGGFFMIGVLLLVANWHGLRKLARERRAAPAAATVVSPPRTTEREREREAALV is encoded by the coding sequence ATGAGCATGATCAGAGCGGAGTCGTCGGCGCCGACGAGCGCGGGAGCCGTGCTCACGCGCGGGCTGTGGCACGAGAACCCGGTGCTGGTGCAGACGCTGGGGCTCTGCTCCGCGCTCGCGGTGACCAACGCGGTCGCCAACAGCCTCGCGATGGGCCTCGCCACGACGTTCGTGCTCGTCGGGTCGAGCGTCATCGTGTCGACGCTGCGGAGGATCATCCCCCACCAGATCCGCATCACCACGTACATCCTGATCATCGCCACCTTCCTGGCCATCGCCGACATGACGCTCGAGGCGCTCGTGCCGGACGTGCACAAGGCGATGGGGCCGTACATCGCGCTCATCATCACGAACTGCATCGTGCTCGGCCGACAGGAGGCGTTCGCGTCACGGCAGCCGATCGCGCTCTCGGTCCTCGACGCGCTGGGCAACGGCACCGGGTTCACGATCGCGCTGCTGCTGATGGGCATCCCGCGCGAGGTGCTCGGCAACGGCACGTTCCTCGGCGTGCAGGTCATGCCGCACGCGTTCGAGCCGTGGGTCGTGATGCTCCTGCCGCCGGGCGGCTTCTTCATGATCGGCGTGCTGCTGCTCGTGGCGAACTGGCACGGCCTGCGGAAGCTGGCGCGCGAGCGTCGGGCGGCGCCGGCCGCGGCGACGGTCGTCTCGCCGCCGCGCACGACGGAGCGGGAGCGGGAGCGGGAGGCCGCACTCGTATGA
- a CDS encoding electron transport complex protein RnfA: protein MSDMFWIFVSAAVVTNFVLVYFLGLCPVIGVTNKSVTGLRLGLATTFVMVLASLAAWALNAFVLDAAPFLRVISFVVAIASIVQIVELFVKKVSPPLYRELGIFLPLIASNSQVLGMTIFQTNRGYTLLQGLVFAVGGGLGITAVLSLVGGIRERMAFAPVPAIARGPALVFLIVAMLSLVFMGFAGMGTA from the coding sequence ATGAGCGACATGTTCTGGATCTTCGTGTCGGCGGCGGTCGTCACGAACTTCGTCCTCGTGTACTTCCTGGGCCTGTGCCCGGTGATCGGCGTGACGAACAAGAGCGTCACGGGGCTCAGGCTCGGGCTCGCGACGACGTTCGTGATGGTGCTCGCGAGCCTCGCGGCGTGGGCGCTGAACGCGTTCGTGCTCGACGCCGCGCCGTTCCTGCGCGTGATCTCCTTCGTCGTCGCGATCGCGTCGATCGTGCAGATCGTGGAGCTGTTCGTGAAGAAGGTGAGCCCCCCGCTGTACCGGGAGCTCGGCATCTTCCTTCCCCTCATCGCCAGCAACAGCCAGGTGCTGGGGATGACGATCTTCCAGACGAACCGCGGCTACACGCTGCTCCAGGGGCTCGTGTTCGCCGTCGGCGGCGGGCTCGGGATCACGGCCGTGCTCTCGCTCGTCGGCGGCATCCGCGAGCGGATGGCGTTCGCGCCCGTGCCGGCGATCGCGCGGGGGCCGGCGCTCGTGTTCCTGATCGTCGCCATGCTCTCGCTCGTGTTCATGGGATTCGCGGGGATGGGGACGGCATGA
- a CDS encoding FAD:protein FMN transferase encodes MTSTEIGRREFMGLAVGAFVVAAVPLARRRPAGVVRRSVPVMGTIAQFAVVDRDPLHAHAAIDAAVAELRWVERTMTRFTDTSDVGRANRLAMRDAVAVTPETAYVAAEGLRWADALDGRYDPAVGAVCVLWDVKHRHEPPPDDRVAELAGRRFHRAVELGTRGGGHVLRYHDDGARLDLGSVAKGYGVDRAVAALRRHGVAKAVVVAGGDLYALGTAPDDAPWTIGIQSPTDERALAGTLRLADRAVATSGTYRQFFRYRGRRYHHIMDPATARPRATAMQSLSIVADSVMRADAATTALFGMSEPEIVRELARNLPGAQLARII; translated from the coding sequence ATGACCAGCACAGAGATCGGCCGCCGCGAGTTCATGGGTCTCGCCGTGGGCGCGTTCGTCGTCGCGGCGGTGCCGCTCGCCCGGCGGCGTCCCGCGGGGGTGGTGCGGCGCAGCGTCCCCGTGATGGGCACCATCGCGCAGTTCGCGGTGGTGGACCGCGACCCGCTGCACGCGCACGCGGCGATCGACGCCGCGGTGGCCGAGCTGCGGTGGGTGGAGCGGACCATGACGCGCTTCACCGACACGTCGGACGTGGGCCGCGCGAACCGCCTCGCGATGCGCGACGCCGTCGCGGTGACGCCGGAGACGGCGTACGTCGCGGCCGAAGGGCTGCGCTGGGCGGACGCGCTCGACGGCCGCTACGACCCGGCGGTCGGCGCCGTGTGCGTGCTCTGGGACGTGAAGCACCGCCACGAGCCGCCGCCGGACGACCGCGTGGCCGAGCTGGCGGGGCGCCGGTTCCACCGCGCGGTGGAGCTGGGCACGCGCGGCGGCGGCCACGTGCTGCGCTACCACGACGACGGCGCGCGGCTCGACCTCGGCAGCGTCGCCAAGGGGTACGGGGTGGATCGCGCGGTGGCGGCGCTGCGACGCCACGGCGTGGCGAAGGCGGTCGTGGTGGCCGGCGGCGATCTGTACGCGTTAGGCACCGCGCCGGACGACGCGCCGTGGACGATCGGCATCCAGTCGCCGACCGACGAGCGCGCGCTCGCCGGGACGCTGCGCCTGGCCGACCGCGCCGTCGCGACGTCGGGCACGTACCGGCAGTTCTTCCGATACCGCGGGCGCCGGTACCACCACATCATGGATCCGGCCACCGCGCGGCCGCGCGCGACGGCGATGCAGAGCCTCTCCATCGTCGCCGACTCCGTGATGCGCGCCGACGCGGCGACGACGGCGCTGTTCGGCATGAGCGAGCCGGAGATCGTGCGCGAGCTGGCGCGGAACCTCCCGGGCGCGCAGCTCGCCCGCATCATCTGA
- a CDS encoding ABC transporter permease, which produces MHALLSDLRQALRGLRAQPAFSVTAILTLTLGIGVTTAMFGVVDGILLRPLPFPSADRLITICEQYPGATPDWCSVSPPNVEDIAARARSIEVIGIGRSWPYHLTTTRGAESVPGGIATPEMFRALGARAELGRLIDRSDLVGDESRVVLLTDEIWRSRFGGSRDVVGRAIVLDGTPVTVVGVLAPGFAPPPYDFVQLWRPLHIDPRAEKHRAWRGFVAYGRLRDGASLGTARAELAGIASALRGEHFDATPGWGLQMVRLRDLVIGGVRPMLLLFLGAVGVVLLIACANVANLLLARGVARGREVALRAAFGASRGRVVRGLLVESLVLALAGAALGLVLAWWSVSAFKALAPEGLPRVADVRVDGRVLAFALALATLTTIVFGLVPALRASRVDLAHCLRDGGRSVAARRSPLGALLVTGELALALTLVSSAGLLARSFGALASWRPGFDRERLLTFSVFAPTERYRGQAGVAALWDRVERELRAVPGVTAVGTASGGPLFGGMETEEVRLVGRPTPEGASVRYFDVSPGFFRALGVPVVRGRDLQASDVLDGPAVALVNESLARRYWPGEDPVGQRLTMSESGVRFEIVGVVRDVPPVDPGAPVQPQLYWSNRQLPRPFTYVVVRTGVPPASVAAAVRARLRALDPDLEPKTLVTMSERMDRELTTPRFRMLLAATFGLSALLLGAVGTYGLFAYLVSRRTREFGIRLALGAARRHVVRAVVREGAALAGAGALLGTVASLWLGRAMRQFVFGVSSSDPATLVASAVVLVLTAAVACFVPAWRAARVDPIVTLTVE; this is translated from the coding sequence ATGCACGCCCTCCTCTCCGATCTCCGGCAGGCGCTGCGCGGGCTGCGCGCGCAGCCGGCGTTCAGCGTCACGGCGATCCTCACGCTGACGCTCGGCATCGGCGTCACGACCGCGATGTTCGGCGTCGTCGACGGCATCCTGCTGCGGCCACTCCCGTTCCCGAGCGCCGACCGGCTGATCACGATCTGCGAGCAGTATCCCGGCGCGACGCCCGACTGGTGCAGCGTGTCGCCGCCCAACGTCGAGGACATCGCGGCGCGCGCGCGGAGCATCGAGGTGATCGGCATCGGCCGGTCGTGGCCGTACCACCTGACGACGACGCGCGGGGCCGAGAGCGTCCCGGGAGGCATCGCGACGCCGGAGATGTTCCGCGCGCTCGGCGCCCGGGCAGAGCTCGGGCGGCTGATCGACCGCTCCGACCTCGTCGGCGACGAGAGCCGCGTCGTGCTGCTCACGGACGAGATCTGGCGCAGCCGGTTCGGCGGCTCGCGCGACGTCGTGGGCCGCGCGATCGTGCTCGACGGCACGCCGGTGACGGTCGTCGGCGTGCTCGCGCCCGGCTTCGCGCCGCCGCCGTACGACTTCGTGCAGCTCTGGCGGCCGCTGCACATCGACCCGCGCGCCGAGAAGCACCGCGCGTGGCGCGGCTTCGTCGCGTACGGCCGTCTGCGCGACGGCGCATCGTTAGGCACGGCGCGCGCCGAGCTGGCGGGCATCGCGAGCGCGCTCCGCGGCGAGCACTTCGACGCGACGCCCGGCTGGGGGCTGCAGATGGTCCGGCTGCGGGACCTCGTGATCGGCGGCGTGCGCCCGATGCTGCTGCTGTTCCTCGGAGCGGTGGGCGTCGTGCTGCTCATCGCGTGTGCGAACGTCGCGAACCTGCTGCTCGCCCGCGGCGTGGCGCGCGGCCGCGAGGTCGCGCTGCGGGCCGCGTTCGGGGCGAGCCGCGGCCGCGTCGTGCGCGGGCTCCTCGTCGAGAGCCTCGTCCTCGCGCTCGCCGGCGCGGCGCTCGGGCTCGTGCTCGCGTGGTGGTCGGTGTCGGCGTTCAAGGCGCTCGCGCCGGAGGGTCTCCCGCGCGTCGCCGACGTGCGCGTGGACGGCCGGGTGCTCGCGTTCGCGCTCGCACTGGCGACGCTGACCACGATCGTGTTCGGGCTCGTACCCGCGCTCCGCGCCTCGCGCGTCGACCTCGCCCACTGCCTGCGCGACGGCGGACGCTCCGTCGCCGCGCGCCGGTCGCCGTTAGGCGCCCTGCTGGTGACGGGCGAGCTCGCGCTCGCGCTCACGCTGGTGTCCAGCGCCGGCCTGCTCGCGCGGTCGTTCGGCGCGCTCGCGTCGTGGCGCCCCGGCTTCGACCGCGAGCGGCTGCTCACGTTCTCCGTGTTCGCGCCGACGGAGCGCTACCGCGGGCAGGCCGGGGTCGCGGCGCTGTGGGACCGCGTGGAGCGCGAGCTGCGTGCGGTCCCCGGCGTCACGGCGGTCGGCACCGCCTCCGGCGGCCCGCTGTTCGGCGGCATGGAGACGGAGGAGGTGCGGCTCGTCGGCCGGCCGACGCCCGAGGGCGCGTCCGTGCGCTACTTCGACGTGAGCCCCGGATTCTTCCGGGCACTGGGGGTGCCCGTCGTGCGCGGACGCGACCTGCAGGCGAGCGACGTGCTCGACGGGCCGGCGGTCGCGCTCGTGAACGAGTCGCTCGCGCGGCGCTACTGGCCCGGCGAGGACCCGGTCGGCCAGCGGCTCACGATGTCCGAGAGCGGCGTGCGCTTCGAGATCGTCGGCGTCGTGCGCGACGTGCCGCCGGTCGACCCGGGCGCCCCGGTGCAGCCGCAGCTCTACTGGTCGAACCGGCAGCTGCCGCGCCCGTTCACGTACGTCGTCGTGCGCACCGGCGTGCCGCCGGCGAGCGTCGCGGCGGCGGTGCGCGCCCGCCTGCGCGCGCTCGATCCCGACCTCGAGCCGAAGACGCTCGTGACGATGTCCGAGCGGATGGACCGTGAGCTGACGACGCCGCGCTTCCGCATGCTGCTCGCCGCGACGTTCGGGCTCTCGGCGCTGCTGCTCGGAGCGGTGGGCACGTACGGGCTGTTCGCGTACCTCGTGTCGCGCCGCACGCGGGAGTTCGGCATCCGCCTCGCGTTAGGCGCCGCCCGACGGCACGTCGTGCGCGCGGTCGTGCGCGAGGGCGCGGCGCTCGCCGGCGCCGGCGCGCTGCTCGGCACCGTCGCGTCGCTGTGGCTCGGGCGGGCGATGCGGCAGTTCGTGTTCGGCGTGTCGTCGTCGGACCCGGCGACGCTCGTCGCGAGCGCCGTCGTGCTCGTGCTGACTGCCGCGGTGGCGTGCTTCGTTCCGGCGTGGCGTGCCGCGCGCGTCGATCCGATCGTCACGCTCACCGTGGAGTGA
- a CDS encoding universal stress protein, translated as MSATVSPVDSSASCAVHPTAPPFTPPSALPVLVATDGRAAAASALLVARRLAERLGGAPEVLDVLEPFPVYVDAPVACMEALEAERAAATHEVLRDQIDAVVAAPWPAEVTFGVPAETIARVADERRAALVVLGIGRHRLVDRLFGSETALQVLRSGDRPVVAAGPDADGVIRHAVAAVDFSAASVRAAAIAAQLVVPGGTLSLVHVRSRPEPRRPRAAEQVPATGADELLRRLAFGLRFGTVGDDDCCYARGRRDVTIGTAVLVGDPAAEVLDYAERAGVDLVAVGTHGPGLVERLLVGSVAADVVRLTSVRLPAGSVLCCPEPASAWPPGPGNSAAFRRDPAPSV; from the coding sequence ATGTCCGCTACCGTCAGCCCGGTCGACTCGTCGGCGTCGTGCGCCGTGCATCCGACCGCGCCGCCGTTCACGCCGCCGAGCGCACTGCCGGTTCTCGTGGCCACCGACGGCCGCGCGGCCGCGGCGTCCGCGCTGCTCGTCGCGCGGCGGCTCGCCGAACGGTTAGGCGGGGCGCCGGAGGTGCTCGACGTGCTCGAGCCGTTCCCGGTCTACGTCGACGCTCCGGTGGCGTGCATGGAGGCGCTGGAGGCGGAGCGCGCCGCCGCGACGCACGAGGTGCTGCGGGACCAGATCGACGCGGTGGTCGCCGCGCCGTGGCCCGCGGAGGTGACGTTCGGCGTGCCCGCGGAGACGATCGCCCGGGTCGCCGACGAACGGCGTGCCGCGCTCGTCGTGCTGGGCATCGGCCGGCACCGGCTGGTGGACCGGCTGTTCGGATCGGAGACGGCACTCCAGGTGCTGCGGAGTGGCGACCGGCCGGTCGTCGCCGCGGGACCGGACGCGGACGGTGTGATCCGGCACGCCGTGGCCGCCGTGGACTTCAGCGCCGCGAGCGTGCGCGCGGCGGCGATCGCGGCGCAGCTCGTCGTGCCGGGCGGCACGCTGTCGCTCGTGCACGTGCGGTCGCGACCCGAGCCGAGGCGGCCGAGGGCGGCGGAGCAGGTGCCCGCGACCGGAGCGGACGAGCTGCTGCGGCGGCTCGCCTTCGGACTGCGGTTCGGGACGGTCGGAGACGACGACTGCTGCTACGCACGCGGCCGACGCGACGTCACGATCGGCACGGCGGTTCTCGTCGGCGACCCCGCGGCGGAGGTGCTCGACTACGCGGAGCGCGCGGGCGTGGACCTCGTCGCCGTCGGAACGCACGGGCCGGGGCTCGTCGAGCGGCTGCTCGTGGGCAGCGTGGCGGCGGACGTCGTGCGCCTAACGAGCGTGCGGTTGCCGGCGGGCTCGGTGCTGTGCTGCCCGGAGCCCGCATCCGCGTGGCCTCCGGGGCCCGGGAACTCGGCCGCGTTCAGGAGAGACCCGGCGCCGTCGGTGTAG
- a CDS encoding FeoB-associated Cys-rich membrane protein, producing MMTTIVGVIGAALLFGLFSALRPRDRDGCDGRCAGCTGDGGCESRGAKR from the coding sequence GTGATGACGACCATCGTGGGCGTGATCGGCGCGGCGCTGCTGTTCGGGCTGTTCAGCGCGCTGCGTCCGCGCGACCGGGACGGCTGCGACGGACGCTGCGCGGGGTGCACGGGCGACGGGGGCTGCGAATCCAGGGGAGCGAAGCGATGA